The following coding sequences lie in one Danio rerio strain Tuebingen ecotype United States chromosome 3, GRCz12tu, whole genome shotgun sequence genomic window:
- the icam3 gene encoding vascular cell adhesion protein 1 isoform X2: MQKGSFFLGKSSRMSHIGLLGICFLSLVAGALECPLQISPQSVVVRYGDSVSVNCSTSVTHDGMGWESTKGGVPLSKASLITWRVSQLTDWEIEPPFCYINYGQQQQCEVALPVTIYKTPDSVSISTANQAMTEGNQYELQCDIHNVAPAQNLTVNWYKGETLVNQTNFTDNTKSPVNKIIRLPIHPDRADDGAQYRCEAELNLGEEGPQPHPKNTSEPLSITVHFKPTIHKLPSTVSVVRGYSKVVVCKSEGHPKPTISWSDGTNTVNGENFTITESTAENLTCTATNAVGSSSRSVTVVIQENITPIIIGIVCGILLVISVIFIYIYITCYKKNKMGHYNFKKPKASKGLLAQPAQTP; this comes from the exons ATGCAGAAAGGGTCGTTCTTTCTCGGCAAATCTTCACGGATGTCCCATATAGGACTACTCGGAATTTGTTTTCTCTCACTAGTTGCAG GTGCACTAGAATGTCCTCTTCAAATCAGCCCACAGAGTGTTGTCGTGAGGTACGGTGATTCTGTATCAGTAAACTGCAGCACTTCAGTCACACATGATGGGATGGGATGGGAATCCACTAAGGGAGGAGTGCCCCTGTCCAAAGCCAGTCTGATCACATGGAGAGTGTCACAGCTGACAGACTGGGAGATAGAGCCACCATTCTGCTACATAAACTATGGccaacaacaacaatgtgaagtAGCTCTCCCAGTCACTATTTACA AGACTCCAGACAGTGTTTCCATCAGCACTGCGAATCAAGCAATGACAGAGGGAAACCAGTATGAGCTCCAGTGTGACATTCATAATGTGGCTCCTGCTCAGAATCTCACTGTCAACTGGTACAAAGGAGAAACTCTGGTGAATCAAACCAACTTTACTGACAACACCAAGAGTCCagtcaataaaataattagaCTCCCGATCCATCCAGACAGAGCTGATGATGGAGCTCAGTACAGATGTGAAGCAGAGCTGAACCTGGGAGAAGAAGGACCTCAACCTCATCCTAAAAACACATCTGAACCTCTCAGCATTACTGTACATT TTAAACCAACCATCCACAAACTGCCCTCCACAGTGTCTGTGGTACGAGGCTATTCAAAGGTGGTAGTTTGTAAATCGGAAGGACATCCAAAACCAACAATCAGCTGGAGTGACGGCACAAACACAGTTAATGGTGAAAACTTTACTATAACAGAGTCCACAGCTGAGAATCTGACCTGCACTGCAACCAATGCCGTCGGCAGCTCCAGCAGATCAGTGACAGTGGTCATTCAAG AGAATATAACGCCTATAATAATCGGCATTGTTTGTGGCATATTGCTGGTCATCTCAGTCATCTTCATCTACATCTACATCACCTGCTACAAAAAAAACAAGATGGGCCATTATAATTTCAAGAAGCCCAAAGCATCTAAAGGACTCTTAGCGCAGCCAGCACAGACCCCATGA
- the icam3 gene encoding intercellular adhesion molecule 1 isoform X1, which yields MQKGSFFLGKSSRMSHIGLLGICFLSLVAGALECPLQISPQSVVVRYGDSVSVNCSTSVTHDGMGWESTKGGVPLSKASLITWRVSQLTDWEIEPPFCYINYGQQQQCEVALPVTIYKTPDSVSISTANQAMTEGNQYELQCDIHNVAPAQNLTVNWYKGETLVNQTNFTDNTKSPVNKIIRLPIHPDRADDGAQYRCEAELNLGEEGPQPHPKNTSEPLSITVHFKPTIHKLPSTVSVVRGYSKVVVCKSEGHPKPTISWSDGTNTVNGENFTITESTAENLTCTATNAVGSSSRSVTVVIQDFSISAVNYIEPMIEGNQYELQCDVYNVPAAQSLTVNWYKGETLVTQTNFTNTFESPVNKTFILLIHPKRYDDGAQYKFELKPLEISKSVNITVNFKPVINETILPSVVPVFRGYPVNLSCIADGKPKPIISWKHKNGIIYREYLTVTESTPENVVCVANNSIDAVRREVKVILKEDYLPLIAGLIAITVAFISVIFIFIYSIYYKTAKMGRYSLKDAKPSAQNGNIAQNGRDNSIPMKKLSQSNILA from the exons ATGCAGAAAGGGTCGTTCTTTCTCGGCAAATCTTCACGGATGTCCCATATAGGACTACTCGGAATTTGTTTTCTCTCACTAGTTGCAG GTGCACTAGAATGTCCTCTTCAAATCAGCCCACAGAGTGTTGTCGTGAGGTACGGTGATTCTGTATCAGTAAACTGCAGCACTTCAGTCACACATGATGGGATGGGATGGGAATCCACTAAGGGAGGAGTGCCCCTGTCCAAAGCCAGTCTGATCACATGGAGAGTGTCACAGCTGACAGACTGGGAGATAGAGCCACCATTCTGCTACATAAACTATGGccaacaacaacaatgtgaagtAGCTCTCCCAGTCACTATTTACA AGACTCCAGACAGTGTTTCCATCAGCACTGCGAATCAAGCAATGACAGAGGGAAACCAGTATGAGCTCCAGTGTGACATTCATAATGTGGCTCCTGCTCAGAATCTCACTGTCAACTGGTACAAAGGAGAAACTCTGGTGAATCAAACCAACTTTACTGACAACACCAAGAGTCCagtcaataaaataattagaCTCCCGATCCATCCAGACAGAGCTGATGATGGAGCTCAGTACAGATGTGAAGCAGAGCTGAACCTGGGAGAAGAAGGACCTCAACCTCATCCTAAAAACACATCTGAACCTCTCAGCATTACTGTACATT TTAAACCAACCATCCACAAACTGCCCTCCACAGTGTCTGTGGTACGAGGCTATTCAAAGGTGGTAGTTTGTAAATCGGAAGGACATCCAAAACCAACAATCAGCTGGAGTGACGGCACAAACACAGTTAATGGTGAAAACTTTACTATAACAGAGTCCACAGCTGAGAATCTGACCTGCACTGCAACCAATGCCGTCGGCAGCTCCAGCAGATCAGTGACAGTGGTCATTCAAG ACTTTTCCATCAGCGCTGTGAATTACATTGAACCAATGATAGAGGGAAACCAGTATGAGCTCCAGTGTGACGTTTACAATGTGCCTGCGGCTCAGAGTCTCACTGTCAACTGGTACAAAGGAGAAACTCTGGTGACTCAAACCAACTTCACTAACACATTTGAGAGTCCAGTCAATAAAACCTTTATACTCCTGATCCATCCAAAACGATATGACGATGGAGCTCAGTACAAGTTTGAGCTGAAACCTTTGGAAATATCAAAGTCTGTCAACATTACTGTAAATT TTAAACCGGTCATCAATGAGACCATACTGCCCTCTGTGGTGCCTGTGTTTCGAGGTTATCCAGTGAATCTTTCTTGTATAGCTGACGGAAAGCCAAAACCAATAATCAGCTGGAAGCACAAAAATGGAATCATTTACAGGGAATATCTTACCGTAACAGAGTCCACGCCTGAGAACGTGGTGTGCGTTGCAAACAATTCCATTGACGCCGTCCGCAGAGAAGTAAAAGTGATCTTAAAAG AGGATTACCTGCCCTTAATAGCAGGACTTATTGCTATCACAGTGGCGTTCATCTcagtcatcttcatcttcatctacTCGATCTACTACAAAACTGCCAAGATGGGCCGCTATAGCCTGAAGGATGCCAAGCCTAGTGCGCAAAATGGAAACATAGCACAGAATGGCAGAGACAACTCTATCCCTATGAAGAAGCTCTCTCAGAGCAATATCCTAGCGTAA
- the icam3 gene encoding vascular cell adhesion protein 1 isoform X3 gives MMARRERILFFKCLILDLLWRLFALDDFSISAVNYIEPMIEGNQYELQCDVYNVPAAQSLTVNWYKGETLVTQTNFTNTFESPVNKTFILLIHPKRYDDGAQYKFELKPLEISKSVNITVNFKPVINETILPSVVPVFRGYPVNLSCIADGKPKPIISWKHKNGIIYREYLTVTESTPENVVCVANNSIDAVRREVKVILKEDYLPLIAGLIAITVAFISVIFIFIYSIYYKTAKMGRYSLKDAKPSAQNGNIAQNGRDNSIPMKKLSQSNILA, from the exons ATGATGGCGCGGCGCGAGCGGATACTCTTCTTCAAGTGTCTAATTTTGGATCTGTTGTGGCGGCTGTTTGCGTTGGATG ACTTTTCCATCAGCGCTGTGAATTACATTGAACCAATGATAGAGGGAAACCAGTATGAGCTCCAGTGTGACGTTTACAATGTGCCTGCGGCTCAGAGTCTCACTGTCAACTGGTACAAAGGAGAAACTCTGGTGACTCAAACCAACTTCACTAACACATTTGAGAGTCCAGTCAATAAAACCTTTATACTCCTGATCCATCCAAAACGATATGACGATGGAGCTCAGTACAAGTTTGAGCTGAAACCTTTGGAAATATCAAAGTCTGTCAACATTACTGTAAATT TTAAACCGGTCATCAATGAGACCATACTGCCCTCTGTGGTGCCTGTGTTTCGAGGTTATCCAGTGAATCTTTCTTGTATAGCTGACGGAAAGCCAAAACCAATAATCAGCTGGAAGCACAAAAATGGAATCATTTACAGGGAATATCTTACCGTAACAGAGTCCACGCCTGAGAACGTGGTGTGCGTTGCAAACAATTCCATTGACGCCGTCCGCAGAGAAGTAAAAGTGATCTTAAAAG AGGATTACCTGCCCTTAATAGCAGGACTTATTGCTATCACAGTGGCGTTCATCTcagtcatcttcatcttcatctacTCGATCTACTACAAAACTGCCAAGATGGGCCGCTATAGCCTGAAGGATGCCAAGCCTAGTGCGCAAAATGGAAACATAGCACAGAATGGCAGAGACAACTCTATCCCTATGAAGAAGCTCTCTCAGAGCAATATCCTAGCGTAA
- the icam3 gene encoding vascular cell adhesion protein 1 isoform X4 has protein sequence MATNFSISAVNYIEPMIEGNQYELQCDVYNVPAAQSLTVNWYKGETLVTQTNFTNTFESPVNKTFILLIHPKRYDDGAQYKFELKPLEISKSVNITVNFKPVINETILPSVVPVFRGYPVNLSCIADGKPKPIISWKHKNGIIYREYLTVTESTPENVVCVANNSIDAVRREVKVILKEDYLPLIAGLIAITVAFISVIFIFIYSIYYKTAKMGRYSLKDAKPSAQNGNIAQNGRDNSIPMKKLSQSNILA, from the exons ATGGCTACCA ACTTTTCCATCAGCGCTGTGAATTACATTGAACCAATGATAGAGGGAAACCAGTATGAGCTCCAGTGTGACGTTTACAATGTGCCTGCGGCTCAGAGTCTCACTGTCAACTGGTACAAAGGAGAAACTCTGGTGACTCAAACCAACTTCACTAACACATTTGAGAGTCCAGTCAATAAAACCTTTATACTCCTGATCCATCCAAAACGATATGACGATGGAGCTCAGTACAAGTTTGAGCTGAAACCTTTGGAAATATCAAAGTCTGTCAACATTACTGTAAATT TTAAACCGGTCATCAATGAGACCATACTGCCCTCTGTGGTGCCTGTGTTTCGAGGTTATCCAGTGAATCTTTCTTGTATAGCTGACGGAAAGCCAAAACCAATAATCAGCTGGAAGCACAAAAATGGAATCATTTACAGGGAATATCTTACCGTAACAGAGTCCACGCCTGAGAACGTGGTGTGCGTTGCAAACAATTCCATTGACGCCGTCCGCAGAGAAGTAAAAGTGATCTTAAAAG AGGATTACCTGCCCTTAATAGCAGGACTTATTGCTATCACAGTGGCGTTCATCTcagtcatcttcatcttcatctacTCGATCTACTACAAAACTGCCAAGATGGGCCGCTATAGCCTGAAGGATGCCAAGCCTAGTGCGCAAAATGGAAACATAGCACAGAATGGCAGAGACAACTCTATCCCTATGAAGAAGCTCTCTCAGAGCAATATCCTAGCGTAA